The Gadus morhua chromosome 16, gadMor3.0, whole genome shotgun sequence DNA window TGTTGTTGTGTAAGTCTTGGAGGCCTGGGTTCTTCCCACGTACTGTCGTCTCATGCCCCCTTGCCGAGACCCTTTGCCACCCCATGTCTATGTTCCAGTTCCGCCAGTGTTGCCCCGCAATGGATTTTGTAACGAAATATCTTATATCGCTACGTGTGTTTCTAACGTTGCTGCATAAACCCAGATCCTCGGACCTGCCTTAAGTGTGCATACTTACGTTTCGTTGAGGTGGGCGCGGGTTGGAGACCAGGCAAACGCTGTCCAAACCAGCACGCACAGTAGGACAGTTGCCATGATGCTGCTTTCTGCGGAACACACCAAACAGAATCTGGCCACAGGGGGTCCAGCCGCTCAGAGTATGACTTTAATCAGGCTATTTATACTatagtataaatatatttatactaaCTATCCAGCCACTCCCACCGAAATCAGGCGGACCACTGCCTCCTCCCTAGTCCCTATGAGAGGTCgaatttccccccccccccccccccccccccccccccccctccccccccccccccccccccccccccccccccccccccccagtatgaATCCATGCAGAAGCCAGTCAAGGCTTGCTTTgagtaaatgttttttttaaattagcaAGATTTCACAGGGATGAAGATGTACAGATTCTCTTAGTACATTAGAAAAGCGTTTGCAATTTGAATGAGCTATATGTAATGCGTTGGTGGGATAAACAAATGGCAACGTGCCAGCGACCCTTCAACAGGAATGACCCTGAGTACGGGCCGCCTGCTCCTGGTAGCAGCCGACTGCAGTTCCAGAGGTGGTCAGTGGAGGGCAGCACCGCTGTCGGGCTGCTGGGATAGTTATTCAGGTTcttatttttccttcttctATCTAGGGAGGAGCTCATTAAAATCTGCCTTCCCAATTTGGGGTGATGAAATCTGTATTAAATCAATTttgaccccctcctcctcttcctcctcctcctcatttttttcattGCCCCAGCAGAATTCATATTAAACATGTATGGAGCACATTTCTAATCTACCATCTGTtgattccccctccccccaccatcccatcacacaccctaaccatgcaggcatgcacacacacatacacagaaacaaatacactcacacacacgcacacacacacacacacacacacacacaccacacacacacacacacacacacacacacacacacacacacacacaaacgcatgcacacaaaggcacgtatgcaggcacacacacacgttcaccacaaaacacacacatgcgcaggcacacacacacacacaaaatgaatgcatgcaagcatgcacacacaaaggcagacacacacacacacacacactgacaggcatgtaggtacacagacacacaaacatgcagacacacacactttaaaaaaacatgcacgcatgcaggcctgcacacaaacacacacacacacacacacacgcatgcacacaaatgcatacggTTAAGCCCTGTGCTCTGGATAGAGCACAGTTGGGGTTGTGGGCAGAGGAGCCAGTGAGGAACAGAAGGAAGAACCACCAGCGAGTAACAAAATGAAGTCAGAGGCTGTGTGGGGATTTAGATGTTCAAAGGAGCGGCTTACGCCCTGGGCCGCGCTAGGGCCCTCTTGAGTCTGAGAATGAATTGTGTTCTTTAACAAGCCTTTATTGGAATCCACACTCCGACCAAAATGTGGAAGATAAAGGGGACAAACAGAAGCCCAGAGCGCTGGATTCTCCGAGCTGAGCCAAGTGAGTGGCCAGCGCAATCCCAGAATCACTGTGAGTCAACAAGAGAGCGCAGGAGACGCATAATGGTGGATCCCCATCCAGTGGAAGACttaaacaagtgtgtgtgtgtgtgtgtgtgtgtgtgtgtgtgtgtgtgtgtgtgtgtgtgtgtgtgtgtgtgtgtgtgtgtgtttgtgtgtgtgtgtcagtggcgtaaatatccccccccccctcccccctctgctcggaagtcctgtccaggggcccaaaataaatatttgcaccgGGGCATGTCACCATGATGTTACGCcactggtgtgcgtgtgtatatgagtctgtgtgtgtgtgtgtgtgtgtgtgtgtgtgtgtgtgtgtgtgtgtgtgtgtgtgtgtgtgtgtggtgtgtgtgtgtgtgtgtgtgtgtgtgtgtgtgtgtacgttatCGGGAAACAAGGCTTGATCAGTGGGGAGGGGTGGCCAATGCCAGTGGTGTTGATTTGATTTGCCGCGTCAGACATGCTCTGGGCCTTgattcccgataacgatggatcttcgcttgTACCAtgattctcacgatggatcttgcgaacaatcgtgaatttctttggaacgtttcccgaaactcctcttaacatgaacgcgcgttcactgcactgacgacgttcgtaggattgtaactgtctactgacactgctgaaatgggctccgtactgAGGgggacgcaggaatgtcgcaggaaaatggggttcaAAAGCGTTAAAAAATCAATTGtttttaaaaaattaaaacacaattgattaggcctaggccaaCATATGTAtcggtcctaatcctgaatgtaCTGTGAGTACATtctttcacggcattttccccccttccatattacaaaaatcttaAATAGCTTGTGTGATGATGTCACAAATGCAGGCATCACAGCAGATGGTTGGACTAGTTTCAGTCAAGACCACTACACCGTCACATTGCACTACGTCAGGGAAGGTCAGAGTAAAGAAAAAGTCCTCAAAAACAAAGCAGTGTACCAAGCTCAAACAGGGATAGCTGTTGCGGAGGAGATTGAGGGGATCCTGGAGGCGTTTGGAGTGAAAGAGAAGGTGGTGGCAGCAACTGTGGGAAACGCAGCAAACATGGATGTAGCTGTCAAAAAGCTAAACATCATCAAGTTTCCATgttttgcacacacacttaacctTGGAGCTCAGAAGCTGTACAACAGCAATACAGTTTCCAACTGGGCAGCAAGGATTCGTTCTGTGATTGTATGGATGAGGAGATCCCACATGGCTAAAGTCGTCCTAAAGGAAAAGCAGCAACTCCTCAGTAAGTTATAGATGTGTAAATACTTTAATAGCAAGCTAACGAGCTACAAATTGTAACATAAATGAACAGATTAGGATCAATTCAAAAATTATAAAGTAATGGTAATATTACattgttgaatgtgtgtgtgtgtgtgtgcagagctgCCCCAGCACATGCTCCTTTTAGATGTGAGGACTAGATGGAACTCCCTGTATTCGATGATGGAGAGATTTTGTGAACAGTTCCCTGCCATCCAAGCTGCAGCCATAGACCAACGGCTTAGAAAGCCCATGGAGAAGAAGTAAAAAATTTAAATGACTGTAACGGGTCAATGGAGCGCTGGACACAGGTTTTGCTTTTTCCCCAAGGAAGTTCTTTTATTGCTTTCCATAAACGTATAAATCAAAGGCAATTAGACAGAACGTAAATCAAATTCTGCTTGGCGCGATCTCTGGTGGCGATgggctcctttctcctcccaatCCTTCCTGGATTCCCCACCTCACTACAACacaaaagcaggcacataaatacaaacactccctgattggcctgagtgccgACACCTGCCCGCACTCAGGTTcaatccccccagccaatccggtgctctcccaacctgcccatactccccctgcaggccagacgtcgcacgtccccccacaatGACTTATATAAAACTTGGTTGACTAAAGCCACATTAAAAAGGTTATGTTTGTTGTTTATGCAATATTGttacttttgttttgtttgtgttgcagaCTGGCCATAATGGGCAATGAGGACCTGAGGAAAGCAGAGGAGTTTGTGCAGCTGATGAGGACACATCCACACTCGCTGTCTCCAGCGAAAAAGTTCCAACCTGTGGCCAGATATTGCCCATCCTTCAGAAACTGCGAAAACATTACACTGTGCAGACAGATGACTCTGGAATGATCTTTCCAAACGTTACCAGATACAGTTACTGATATGTCATGATTAATTACTATATGAAAATTAAACATATACGCTAATGGTTATTTATTGTCAGTCACATTTTCTCCTAAATTGGTGTTTGTCCCCCATTTTCAACTTAAGGATGGTGATATCCAGGCATTCCTGGAGGAAGCCACTGTGTTGGATCCCAGATTGaaatttttacatttaaatctACAATGGACATGGATGACATCTTGGGCAGGGTCAGGGCATCAGCAGTGGCAGCAAACACAGAGGCAGTGGAGAAAGTACTGTATTTGAATTTGACAATGCCTTTAGCACATTTCTGTTGTGAGACCTTTTCTTCTTGCTCTGTGGTTCTTACTTTACATTTCTTCTCAAGCTGTCAGAgccgagagagacacaggggcaggcagaagaagagaatgaagaagaagaactaCGGACTACGTAAGTTTAATGTAGCTAATTGTGATGAATGATGATAGATGGCAGGGCTTATCACACTATTTAGTTTAAAACTAAACCTTGTTATGTCATAATTTCAGACGCCACCTGTAAAGCAGAAAAAGATGACAGCTCTAGAGGAACTTTTAGAAGAAGAGGACGGCAAGCTGCTTTCCACACAGCAGCTGCCCCCTGTCTCCACAGCCCAGAGAGTGGATCAAGAAATCCAGCTTTATAGAAGCCTTCCTCCCATTCCAACCAAAGACAGTGCCAGTCACTGGTAGTGGAAGAAGAGTGACACATTGCCAGTGTTGTCAGCTCTTGCTGAAAAGTATCTCTGTGTCCAAGCGTCATCCACCCCTTCTGAAAGGGTGTTCTCCACTGCTGGAGACACCCTAAGTCCCGAAAGATCTTGTATCCTTCCTGAGAGGGCAAACATGATCATTTTTCAGCACAAAAATTGTTAATTTGCCAAAGTTGTTGTTAGTTGTGTTCTCATCTTTACAGaagacttatttattttgtttatatcagtttaatttttttacttgaatgcaaatgagcaagAGATTGAATACAAACAACCGAATTTGTgattattttctcacccaatgagaatcgataagagaatcgataaggaatcggatcgataagcagaatcggaatcggaatcgtgaaattcttatcaattcccatccctactacCTACCCCCGAGGGTTGCCCTCCGGGTCGGATGTTTGTTCCCCCGGCGGCCCGCACGGCCATTCTCCAATGGGGGCACGAGTCCAGAGTTGTCTGCCATTCAGGGTTTctccgctgtctctctctcctccgacaGCGGTTTTGGTGGTCCTCCATGGCTGCCGACACCAAGGGTTTCGTGGCTGCCTGTTTCCATCTGTGCCCGCGGCAAATCGTCACACCGTGCTCCGGCTGGTCTCCTCTACATGTTCCTCACCGGCCGTGGTCGCACATAGCAGTGGACTTCGTGACTGGTCCCCCGCCCTCAGATGGTAATACGGTCGTACTGACTATTGTCGATCGTTTTTCCAAGGCTGTGTACTTTGTTCCGCTTTCAAAACTCCCCTCAGCTCTGGAGATGGCGAACCTGCTGGTCCTGCAGGTGTTCCGGCTCCACGGTATCCCCCAGGACATTGTGTCGGACCTGGGACCGCAGTTCTCCTCACGAGTTTGGAAGGCGTTTTGACAGGCGCTAGGGGCGTCGGCCAGCCTCTCCTCCGGCTACCACCCACAGACTAACGGCCGGACGGGGCGAGCTATCCAGGACCTCGGGTCGGCATTACGTTGCCTCGCCACCAAACACCccgttcatgagaccattcggagcgtTTCCATGGTAGACACcaccattattattatcctcTGCCGACAATAGTATAGTATGTAgtcaaatacaataaatagatCCATTATGTTGATGAAATATGACTCCTGCctttgtaaatgttttttttattataaaatggGGAAAAAATATTGTAAATGTATGATACCTATACTATCTTCGCTACAACACTATTTTGGGGGACTCCTACAGGACCATCGCAAATAGTTTCCGTGTTGGGATCACCACTGTCTCCAGCATTGTCCCTGATGTTGCCACTGCAATCTGGGACTCTGGCGGAGGAGTTCATGGCTGTGCCCAGCACAGATGAGTGGAGGTCCATTGCAGGGAGGTTTGAGGAGGGGTGGAATTTTCCTCTTTGCTGTGGAGCATTGGATGGGAAGCATCTGGTCATCAAAGCCCCTGCTCACTCAGGATCCCAGTTCTACAACTACAAGGGAactttctctcttgttctcttggCGGTTGTAGACGCAGAATATTGTTTCCGGGTGATTTATGTCGGGGGCTACGGAAGAACCAGCGATGGTGGGATTCTGGCCAACTCTGCTTTTGGTGCAGCTCTTCAGTCTGGCATCCTCCAACTGCCTGCCGACCTGCCACTACCAGGAGCTGACCACCGAGGACCACAGCCGCATGTCTTTGTGGCTGATGAGGCCATTCCCAGGGAATGAGGCCATTCCCTGGTCGCAACCTGGCAAGAGAGCGCCGGGTTTTCAATTACCGTCTGTCCCGAGCTCGGATGGTTGTGGAGAATGACTTTGGGATCCTTTTTTCCCAGTGGAGGGTCTACAGGCGTGCCTTCGAGGTCAACGTTGAAGTTGCGGAGAAGTGTGTGAAGGCTACCTGTGTTCTCCACAACTTCATGCGGAGGACCACCCCCCCAAATGCATTGAGGGGGAACATCCCAGTTGGTGAGGTGGACCCACTACCCACTCCCCAACAACTCAGCGAGGGAAGCCATCAGGATTCGGGAGGCCTTCAAGTCCTACTTCTCTGCTGAGGGAACCGTCCCATGGCAAGACAACGTGTAGCGCACCAGCACACCCAAaacggctcttttaagagccacccacACATTACTATTGAGCAAACTTCCTGAAATCACTATATTGACAGTGATCTTCTGACTTAATGAAGAATGTCTCCTTAACATACAACAGTAATATGccattattaactaagtttgttaatgttaaagtttatattttgtaatcagGTAACTGTGACAGTCCTGAGCCGTCTTGCTTCCCTTCTGTTGgcctctgttcttcttccagggatgctgattggctggccatctcattgagggattgaactcacctgcaggaagccgaagaagcagaagatggggggaatccaacatggcgctctcgctctcccacctggaatgctgttgctgcctggcacccaactgggttttgtttggggttgttattctagccctttagcctttgtttgcatactcatagtttagtctgtaaacaccacacaacactacagaatactgatttgtttttttggttattatataaatgtaacatacATTTAACTGTCGCTGTGTGGACCTCCCGTTCTTGGTTGTGCTCTTCAACGAGTAGGGCACAACATACCTGACAACAATACCTTAAGCAAAGTTGCTTAGACCCTAAAATCTGTGGCACAAAATAATTTGCAACATTTCCCTCAAGCAACTTAAATGGCCATTCAATAAAGAATCTGAAGCCATCTTTTGAATAAAAATAATCCTTTattggggcgtgtgtgtgtgtgtgcgtgagtgtaaacaaaaaaaaatgggcATGGATCATTCCCTGCAACGATTGTCACCCCAGTGAACCTATTCAGCGAATGGTTCAAATTGAGAGTCCAAATTGAGCACTCCTGGATTATAGAAATTGTTAGCGTCATGCAATAATTTATAAATTTGAAATTGTATGTGTTCTTTTGCATGGGGTGGCAATCGTTGCAGGGAAGGAATTATCCCTTTAAAAAAATGTTCGTCCTCGGAGAGAgacgctggaggaggaggaggaggaggaggaggaggagaaggaggcgctggagcaggtggaggcGGCCTCCTCAACACCTCCAGGAGGCACTTCTctatctgtccctccctctccctcccccccactctccctcttttctgTGTCCTCCTCACTGTTTCAAATGGAAACAAAATTTTTGGGTCAGAtaacagacaaaaatacattcaacatgAAAGGCTATGAGTACTTAATTGTCATACTCATAACATACCATTCACGCATAGGGACCCTCATGACCACATCAACGAAGTgtagcataaaataaatgtaatttctctCATGTTAAATGACATACCTGGGGCAATAGGAGGAGTGGTGACCGCagcagttggtggtggtggtggtggaatgggttcagaggcagcagcagcttccGGCTCCTCACAGCTTGTACAGGGATCTTCTGAGGTGACAAGAGGTAGTTATCAATCTATAGAACAAATCATGCTGtgtatgggcgtgtgtgtgtgtcttcccttATCGACCAACCTCCTAGGTCATTCGCTGTCCCTGCTGCCGCCTCTGAACCGTGGTCCTCGACTGGGTACTCTGCAATCCCGTCTACCTCGACCCCCAGCACCATATTGCTACTGGTCTCCCTCGGAGTAACAAATGGGCCGAGGAAAGACAGGACTGCAGAGTACTTCCACGTCTTCAACGGGCCTGCTGCTGTCCCACTCCTCTTTCCTGCCTCCTGTCTGCGTCTCTCCCTGAGGTAGGTGTCCCTCAGGACCATCCACTATCGTCGGCATTCCTCCTCTGACAAGAAAAAAGCCTACGCTGTGTAATTCGAACTGAACTGTTGAATGCTAACTGCTCACTAACTAACTAGCTGTAATAAAGTAACTTTTAAAGTAAAGTAAATTCAAAAAGACTTACCAGTTAGCCCGACCTCCTTGCTCACCTTCAGCCAAGCCTTGGCCTTG harbors:
- the LOC115561316 gene encoding WAS/WASL-interacting protein family member 3-like isoform X2, with product MEEKLIISVSAFPEIFNTTLASKDRTVKAKAWLKVSKEVGLTEDPCTSCEEPEAAAASEPIPPPPPPTAAVTTPPIAPVRRTQKRGRVGGREREGQIEKCLLEVLRRPPPPAPAPPSPPPPPPPPPPASLSEDEHFFKGIIPSLQRLPPHAKEHIQFQIYKLLHDANNFYNPGVLNLDSQFEPFAE
- the LOC115561316 gene encoding vasodilator-stimulated phosphoprotein-like isoform X1, coding for MVLRDTYLRERRRQEAGKRSGTAAGPLKTWKYSAVLSFLGPFVTPRETSSNMVLGVEVDGIAEYPVEDHGSEAAAGTANDLGEDPCTSCEEPEAAAASEPIPPPPPPTAAVTTPPIAPVRRTQKRGRVGGREREGQIEKCLLEVLRRPPPPAPAPPSPPPPPPPPPPASLSEDEHFFKGIIPSLQRLPPHAKEHIQFQIYKLLHDANNFYNPGVLNLDSQFEPFAE